A DNA window from Comamonas sp. 26 contains the following coding sequences:
- the pstB gene encoding phosphate ABC transporter ATP-binding protein PstB produces MTATTAPSNVKLAVRDLNFYYGKFHALKNINLDIPEKKVTAFIGPSGCGKSTLLRTFNRMFELYPEQRAEGQILLDGDNLLTSKQDVALIRAKVGMVFQKPTPFPMSIYDNIAFGVKLFESLNSSDMDDRVEWALRKAALWNEVKDKLQQSGSGLSGGQQQRLCIARGIAIKPEVLLLDEPCSALDPISTAKIEELIAELKSDYTVVIVTHNMQQAARCSDYTAYMYLGDLMEFGETEKMFFKPERKETEDYITGRFG; encoded by the coding sequence ATGACTGCAACCACTGCTCCTTCCAACGTCAAGCTGGCTGTGCGCGACTTGAACTTCTACTACGGCAAGTTCCACGCGCTCAAAAACATCAATCTCGACATTCCCGAGAAAAAGGTCACGGCCTTTATCGGCCCTTCGGGCTGTGGCAAGTCCACCTTGCTGCGCACCTTCAACCGCATGTTCGAGCTGTACCCCGAGCAGCGCGCTGAAGGCCAGATTTTGCTGGACGGCGACAACCTGCTGACCAGCAAGCAAGATGTGGCGCTGATTCGCGCCAAGGTTGGCATGGTGTTTCAGAAGCCCACGCCGTTCCCCATGTCCATCTACGACAACATCGCCTTTGGCGTGAAGCTGTTTGAAAGCCTGAACTCTTCTGATATGGACGACCGCGTGGAATGGGCGCTGCGCAAGGCGGCGCTGTGGAATGAAGTCAAGGACAAGCTGCAGCAAAGCGGCTCTGGCCTCTCGGGCGGTCAGCAGCAGCGCTTGTGCATTGCACGTGGCATTGCCATCAAGCCCGAAGTACTTTTGCTCGATGAGCCATGTTCGGCATTGGACCCTATCTCGACCGCCAAGATTGAAGAGCTGATTGCGGAGCTCAAGAGCGACTACACCGTCGTCATCGTGACCCACAACATGCAGCAGGCCGCACGCTGCAGTGACTACACGGCTTATATGTATTTGGGCGACTTGATGGAGTTTGGCGAGACAGAAAAAATGTTCTTCAAGCCCGAGCGCAAAGAAACAGAAGACTACATCACTGGCCGGTTTGGTTAA
- the pstS gene encoding phosphate ABC transporter substrate-binding protein PstS yields the protein MKLSLIHVLVAGALSAGGMAQANQEATGAGASFPAPLYSKWAADYHKATGVKINYQSVGSSAGVKQIEAKTVDFGASDEPLKDDELTKKGLVQFPTVIGGIVPVVNIKGVAPGQLKLSGQVLGDIYLGKITKWNDAAITALNPGVALPDAAIAPVRRADGSGTTFGFTNYLSKVNAEWKEKVGEGKAVNWPTGAGGKGNEGVAAFVGRLPNSIGYVEYAYVKQNKMTFTQLQNKDGVYVSPDDETFKAAAAGADWAKSFYQILTNQSGKNAWPITSATFILMHKSQDKPAQAATSLKFFEWTYKQGDKTAADLDYVPMPEAVKTVIYKSWSNIKDTSGKAVSQ from the coding sequence ATGAAGTTGTCCTTGATTCACGTTCTGGTGGCTGGTGCTTTGTCTGCAGGTGGCATGGCCCAAGCGAACCAGGAAGCCACTGGCGCTGGTGCGAGCTTCCCAGCTCCTCTGTACTCCAAGTGGGCTGCTGACTATCACAAGGCCACAGGCGTTAAGATTAATTACCAGTCGGTGGGTTCCAGCGCTGGCGTCAAGCAGATCGAAGCCAAGACCGTGGACTTCGGTGCTTCGGATGAGCCCCTGAAAGATGATGAGCTGACCAAGAAGGGTCTGGTTCAGTTCCCCACTGTGATCGGCGGCATTGTGCCTGTGGTCAACATCAAGGGCGTGGCTCCCGGTCAGCTCAAGCTCTCGGGCCAGGTGCTGGGTGATATCTACCTGGGCAAGATCACCAAGTGGAACGATGCCGCCATCACGGCTCTGAATCCCGGTGTGGCTCTGCCTGATGCAGCCATCGCCCCTGTGCGCCGCGCTGATGGCTCTGGCACCACCTTTGGTTTCACCAACTACCTCTCCAAGGTCAACGCCGAGTGGAAGGAAAAAGTAGGTGAAGGCAAGGCTGTGAACTGGCCTACAGGTGCGGGTGGCAAGGGTAACGAAGGCGTTGCTGCTTTCGTCGGTCGCCTGCCCAACTCCATCGGCTACGTTGAGTACGCCTATGTGAAGCAAAATAAGATGACCTTCACGCAGCTGCAGAACAAGGATGGCGTCTATGTCTCTCCTGACGACGAAACCTTCAAGGCGGCTGCTGCCGGTGCTGACTGGGCCAAGAGCTTCTATCAAATCCTGACCAACCAGTCAGGCAAGAACGCTTGGCCCATCACATCGGCCACCTTTATCCTGATGCACAAGTCGCAAGACAAGCCTGCTCAGGCCGCTACATCGCTGAAGTTCTTTGAGTGGACTTACAAGCAGGGCGACAAGACAGCTGCCGATCTGGACTACGTGCCCATGCCTGAGGCGGTGAAGACGGTGATTTACAAGTCCTGGAGCAATATCAAGGACACTTCCGGCAAGGCCGTTTCCCAGTAA
- the glmM gene encoding phosphoglucosamine mutase, which yields MARQYFGTDGIRGTVGKSPITPDFALRLAHAVGRVLRRTQERPLVLIGKDTRISGYMLESALESGFNSAGVDVMLLGPLPTPGVAYLTRAQRASLGVVISASHNPFYDNGIKFFSAEGTKLPDSWEEEVEAALEDEPVWAESAALGKAHRLADAAGRYIEFCKSTFDHSLSLRGLKIVVDAAHGAAYQIAPKVFHELGANVVAIGCSPDGLNINEGVGATHPEALVMAVRANNADYGVALDGDADRLQLVDAQGRLYNGDELLYLMAADRLAAGGVVPGVAGTLMTNMAVELAIKAQGMDFVRSKVGDRYVLEALKTNGWQLGGESSGHLLALDKHTTGDGLVSALQVLQACVRSNKTIAQWLEKVTLFPQVMINVRLQPGQDWKSNPQLPHEQADVEKLLGNEGRVLIRASGTEPLVRVMVEARDATMASTCAERLAAVVRGS from the coding sequence ATGGCACGACAGTATTTCGGTACCGATGGGATTCGTGGAACAGTCGGTAAGTCGCCTATCACCCCCGATTTTGCTTTGCGCCTGGCGCATGCGGTGGGCCGTGTGCTGCGCCGCACGCAAGAGCGTCCCTTGGTGTTGATCGGCAAGGACACCCGCATTTCCGGCTATATGCTGGAGAGCGCTCTGGAGTCAGGCTTTAATTCTGCGGGCGTCGATGTCATGCTGCTGGGGCCCTTACCCACTCCAGGGGTGGCTTACCTCACACGTGCTCAGCGCGCCAGTCTGGGTGTGGTGATCAGCGCCAGTCATAACCCGTTTTATGACAACGGCATCAAATTCTTCAGCGCGGAAGGCACCAAGTTGCCTGACTCTTGGGAAGAAGAGGTTGAGGCGGCTCTTGAGGATGAACCTGTCTGGGCAGAATCTGCCGCTCTGGGCAAGGCACACCGTCTGGCAGATGCTGCTGGCCGCTATATCGAATTTTGCAAAAGCACGTTTGACCATAGCCTGTCGCTGCGCGGCCTGAAGATTGTGGTTGATGCGGCGCACGGTGCTGCCTATCAGATTGCACCCAAGGTCTTTCACGAACTGGGCGCGAATGTGGTGGCCATTGGTTGCTCGCCGGATGGCCTGAATATCAACGAAGGCGTGGGTGCAACCCACCCCGAGGCACTGGTGATGGCCGTGCGCGCTAACAATGCCGACTATGGCGTTGCGCTGGATGGCGATGCTGACCGCCTGCAATTGGTGGATGCACAGGGTCGCCTCTACAACGGGGATGAGCTGCTGTATCTCATGGCGGCTGACCGCCTGGCAGCAGGCGGTGTAGTGCCCGGTGTGGCGGGCACCTTGATGACCAATATGGCGGTTGAGCTGGCAATCAAAGCACAAGGCATGGACTTTGTGCGCAGCAAGGTGGGTGACCGCTATGTGCTGGAAGCGCTGAAAACCAATGGTTGGCAACTTGGTGGTGAAAGTTCGGGCCATCTGCTGGCTCTGGACAAGCACACCACCGGTGACGGACTGGTCAGCGCTTTGCAGGTGCTGCAGGCTTGCGTGCGCTCGAACAAGACGATTGCACAGTGGCTGGAGAAAGTAACACTGTTCCCTCAAGTCATGATCAATGTGCGTTTGCAGCCGGGTCAAGACTGGAAGAGCAACCCGCAGCTGCCTCATGAGCAGGCGGACGTGGAAAAGCTGCTGGGCAACGAGGGCCGCGTGCTGATTCGCGCCAGCGGAACAGAGCCCCTGGTGCGCGTCATGGTCGAAGCGCGAGATGCAACCATGGCCAGCACCTGCGCAGAGCGACTCGCTGCAGTTGTCAGGGGTAGTTAA
- the folP gene encoding dihydropteroate synthase gives MSHQWQTSRFLLQLDKPQVMGIVNVTPDSFSDGGKHTGVSQAMAHAELLLKEGAHILDIGGESTRPGSPAVSLKEELDRVLPMLREAIKLNVPISVDTYKPEVMQAALDIGADIINDIWALRQPGAFEVVSKHRNCGVCLMHMHKTPQDMHLSHMQGNAVAQVAGFLQQVTLPLLDAGVERSRIVWDYGIGFGKSVVQNFALLAHQQALLGLDFPLLAGWSRKGSLGQVSGLPVEDRMVPSVAAALLAVERGARIVRVHDVKDTVAALSVWQAMHDEDAMTA, from the coding sequence ATGTCGCACCAGTGGCAAACATCGCGTTTTCTTTTGCAACTCGACAAACCTCAGGTCATGGGCATTGTGAATGTGACCCCGGATTCTTTTTCTGATGGTGGTAAGCACACAGGCGTGTCTCAGGCTATGGCGCATGCAGAGCTGCTTCTGAAGGAGGGTGCGCATATTCTGGATATTGGCGGCGAGTCCACAAGGCCGGGGTCACCGGCTGTCAGTTTGAAAGAGGAGCTGGATCGTGTGTTGCCCATGCTGCGAGAGGCCATCAAGCTCAATGTGCCAATATCCGTCGATACCTACAAGCCAGAAGTCATGCAGGCCGCACTGGATATAGGCGCAGACATCATTAATGACATCTGGGCGTTGCGCCAGCCGGGTGCGTTTGAGGTGGTCAGCAAGCACCGCAACTGCGGCGTTTGCCTGATGCACATGCACAAGACACCTCAGGACATGCACCTGAGCCATATGCAGGGCAATGCGGTTGCTCAAGTTGCAGGCTTTCTGCAGCAAGTCACGCTGCCTTTGCTGGATGCTGGGGTGGAGCGCTCGCGCATCGTCTGGGATTACGGAATTGGCTTTGGCAAAAGCGTGGTACAAAATTTTGCCTTGCTGGCACATCAACAGGCGCTGCTGGGACTAGACTTTCCCCTTCTCGCAGGATGGTCACGCAAAGGCTCTTTGGGGCAGGTTTCTGGCTTGCCTGTGGAAGATCGGATGGTGCCCAGTGTGGCAGCTGCTTTGCTGGCGGTAGAGCGCGGTGCACGCATCGTGCGCGTGCATGATGTGAAAGATACGGTGGCTGCTTTATCTGTCTGGCAGGCCATGCATGATGAAGATGCGATGACCGCTTGA
- the pstA gene encoding phosphate ABC transporter permease PstA gives MSSTSTKMLNAADLAAVRQAKYDKRKRMNLLALALSLAAMLFGVFWLVWILWETVRQGVGGLSFALFSQMTPPPNDEGGIANAIWGSLMMVTLATFVGTPIGVMAGVYLAEYDKKSWLAGATRFVNDILLSAPSIVIGLFVYTVVVIRLKSFSGIAGVIALALIVIPVVIRTTENMLVLVPASLREAAYALGTPKWKVIIMVTLRAARAGVITGVLLAVARIAGETAPLLFTALNNQFWNADMTKPMASLPVTIFKFAMSPYENWQQLAWAGVLLITVAVLGLNILARYITRQK, from the coding sequence ATGAGCTCGACCTCCACAAAAATGCTCAACGCCGCCGATCTGGCGGCTGTGCGCCAGGCCAAGTACGACAAGCGCAAGCGTATGAACCTGCTGGCGCTGGCCCTGTCCTTGGCGGCCATGCTGTTTGGTGTTTTCTGGCTGGTCTGGATTCTGTGGGAAACCGTGCGCCAGGGTGTGGGCGGCCTGAGCTTTGCCTTGTTCTCGCAGATGACGCCGCCGCCTAATGACGAGGGCGGCATTGCCAATGCCATCTGGGGTTCTCTGATGATGGTGACGCTGGCCACGTTTGTGGGCACGCCTATTGGCGTGATGGCTGGCGTCTATCTGGCTGAGTACGACAAAAAGAGCTGGCTTGCCGGAGCCACCCGCTTTGTGAATGACATTCTGCTGTCGGCTCCCTCGATTGTGATCGGCCTGTTTGTCTACACCGTGGTGGTGATACGCCTCAAGAGCTTCTCTGGCATCGCCGGTGTGATTGCGCTGGCGCTGATTGTGATTCCCGTGGTCATTCGTACTACGGAAAACATGCTGGTGCTGGTGCCTGCCAGCTTGCGTGAAGCGGCTTATGCGCTGGGTACGCCCAAGTGGAAAGTCATAATCATGGTCACGCTGCGTGCCGCACGGGCCGGTGTGATTACCGGTGTGCTGCTGGCTGTGGCCCGTATTGCGGGTGAGACCGCACCGCTGCTGTTTACCGCACTGAACAACCAGTTCTGGAATGCCGACATGACCAAGCCCATGGCCAGTCTGCCGGTCACAATCTTCAAATTTGCGATGAGCCCGTATGAGAACTGGCAGCAACTGGCTTGGGCCGGTGTGCTTCTCATCACCGTGGCGGTACTGGGTCTCAATATTCTGGCGCGCTACATCACTCGCCAAAAATAA
- a CDS encoding Ppx/GppA phosphatase family protein: protein MAPESLLAAVDLGSNSFRLEIGRIGSHQRIERVEYLKETVRQGNGLNARHELSREAMERGWECLARFGERLTGFKAAQVRAVATQTLREAINAQEFVERGSQLLGFPIEVISGEEEARLIYRGVASSLPPSQQKRLVIDIGGRSTEIIIGQHSKALQVASFALGSVSWSSHYFSDGMLNKANFQTAMAAAKQSLTQAQFAYPGTAWDCAYASSGTANAVADALTAQGLDGRVITPAKLRHLYEQLLDIGHVDKLRIPGLKEDRRAVVAGGISVMMAVVDLLGITELEVAQGALRQGVLHDLLDHEPPADKEAAEISGLQLDFGVDEAHAHRVQRVAAELLQHMQPTAPSLLATKALDIAAQLHEVGMRVALSNYHRHGAYITEHCSQATWEPELRERICQLVLGHQGKLRKLDAVIDNPEVALPLMALRLAVQLCHTRRDPDMQGITLKRAGTEFRLTTPTDWMLTYPQSARLLEEEAMAWSKSPWSLKLYLR, encoded by the coding sequence ATGGCCCCTGAATCACTGCTTGCTGCCGTAGACCTTGGCTCCAATAGCTTTCGCCTTGAAATTGGCCGCATCGGCTCCCACCAGCGCATCGAGCGCGTGGAATACCTCAAAGAAACAGTGCGCCAAGGCAATGGACTGAACGCACGCCATGAACTATCACGCGAAGCCATGGAGCGTGGCTGGGAATGCCTGGCCCGCTTTGGTGAACGCCTGACGGGCTTCAAAGCCGCGCAAGTGCGCGCCGTGGCCACCCAGACCCTGCGCGAAGCCATCAATGCTCAGGAATTTGTGGAACGCGGCAGCCAGTTGCTGGGCTTTCCGATTGAAGTCATCTCCGGCGAAGAAGAAGCCCGGCTGATCTATCGCGGCGTGGCCAGCTCGCTGCCGCCCAGCCAGCAAAAGCGTCTGGTCATTGACATTGGTGGCCGCTCCACCGAAATCATCATCGGCCAGCACAGCAAGGCGCTGCAGGTTGCCTCCTTTGCGCTGGGCAGCGTCTCATGGAGCTCGCATTACTTCAGCGATGGCATGCTGAACAAAGCCAATTTTCAGACCGCCATGGCCGCCGCCAAGCAAAGTCTGACCCAAGCCCAGTTTGCCTACCCCGGCACAGCCTGGGACTGCGCCTATGCCTCATCCGGCACGGCCAATGCAGTGGCCGATGCGCTCACGGCACAAGGCCTGGATGGCCGCGTCATCACGCCAGCCAAGCTACGCCATCTGTATGAGCAGTTGCTGGACATCGGCCATGTGGACAAGCTGCGTATTCCCGGCCTCAAAGAAGACCGCCGCGCAGTGGTGGCTGGCGGCATCAGCGTGATGATGGCCGTGGTGGACTTGCTGGGTATTACCGAGCTGGAAGTCGCACAAGGCGCGCTGCGCCAAGGCGTTTTGCATGACCTGCTGGACCATGAGCCGCCCGCCGACAAGGAAGCCGCCGAGATCAGCGGCCTGCAGCTGGATTTTGGCGTAGACGAGGCCCACGCACACCGCGTGCAACGCGTTGCCGCCGAACTGCTGCAACACATGCAGCCCACAGCGCCCTCGCTTTTGGCGACCAAGGCGCTGGACATTGCCGCGCAGCTGCACGAAGTGGGCATGCGCGTGGCCCTGAGCAACTACCACCGCCACGGTGCCTACATTACCGAGCATTGCAGCCAGGCCACCTGGGAGCCCGAGCTGCGCGAGCGCATCTGCCAGCTGGTGCTGGGCCACCAAGGCAAGCTGCGCAAGCTGGATGCAGTGATTGACAACCCCGAAGTCGCCCTGCCGCTGATGGCTCTGCGCCTTGCCGTGCAGCTATGCCACACGCGCCGCGACCCGGACATGCAAGGCATTACCCTCAAACGCGCAGGCACAGAATTCAGACTGACCACGCCCACAGACTGGATGCTGACCTACCCCCAATCTGCCCGGTTGCTGGAAGAAGAAGCCATGGCCTGGAGCAAGTCGCCCTGGAGCCTGAAGCTCTATCTGCGCTAA
- the ppk1 gene encoding polyphosphate kinase 1 has product MPPAIDQTIEPTLELLDRDQNILIFNERVLSWAEREDVPLLERLRYLCIVSSNLDEWFEVRCAPHVSAAKAGDELGTYTLASFERLMATAHALVAKQYQLYNQSIIPAFNKHAIRLISHGDRSAAQRKWVREYFLREVQPLLMPVGLDPSHPFPQVANKALNFIVRLNGVDAFGRANEVAIVKVPRALPRLIRVPEKISGKQKLFVSISSVVRAHLAELFPGREVSEFSQFRATRHSDLAVDDDDVVDLRMALRQGLHHRHYGQAVRLEVSSSCSVELSDLLLEQYGLPAQALFRVKGPVNLVRQMQLIDLVDDPALLFPKWKPAWPTQLTPGRSIMAQMRKSDIIIHQPFESFDGVLELLREAVNDPQVLAIKQTIYRTGTDSEIMNLLAEAVSRGKEVLAVLELKARFDEEANINWAEKLESLGVQVVYGVVGLKTHAKMLLITRREKRTNQLKCYAHLSTGNYNARSARLYTDISQLTCNAEITADMDAVFRHLSSHNTLPKLQKLVMAPFHLQSSMLELIGKVAAAAARGQRARMVLKMNALTDEPLIRALVAAGQKGAQIDLIVRGSCMLPAQRPGVTDNIRVRSIIGRFLEHSRVFYFAWGDEEELLLSSADWMNRNMLSRVELAWPVLDKKLRQRVIDECLVAYLGDDRDAWLLDASGVYLKPLHPLDGKGAQQALMARYGGEKLAK; this is encoded by the coding sequence ATGCCCCCTGCGATTGATCAGACGATTGAGCCGACTCTGGAGCTTCTAGACCGTGATCAAAATATTCTCATCTTCAACGAGCGGGTACTGAGCTGGGCCGAGCGCGAAGACGTTCCGCTGCTTGAGCGCCTGCGCTATCTGTGCATAGTTTCTTCCAACCTCGACGAATGGTTTGAAGTGCGTTGCGCGCCTCACGTCTCTGCAGCCAAGGCCGGGGATGAGCTGGGCACCTATACGCTTGCCAGCTTTGAGCGGCTGATGGCGACAGCGCATGCTCTGGTCGCCAAGCAGTACCAGCTCTACAACCAGTCCATCATTCCTGCGTTCAACAAGCATGCGATTCGCCTGATTTCGCATGGCGATCGCAGTGCGGCGCAGCGCAAGTGGGTGCGTGAATATTTTCTGCGTGAAGTTCAGCCTTTGCTGATGCCGGTGGGGCTCGATCCTTCACACCCCTTCCCGCAAGTGGCCAACAAGGCGCTGAATTTCATTGTGCGCCTCAATGGCGTGGACGCTTTTGGGCGTGCCAATGAGGTGGCCATTGTCAAAGTGCCGCGCGCCTTGCCGCGACTGATCCGGGTGCCGGAAAAAATCTCGGGCAAGCAAAAACTGTTTGTCAGCATCTCTAGCGTAGTGCGGGCGCACCTGGCCGAGTTATTCCCTGGTCGCGAAGTGTCGGAGTTCTCGCAGTTCCGCGCCACCCGTCATTCCGATCTGGCTGTCGATGACGACGATGTCGTCGATTTACGCATGGCACTGCGCCAGGGCCTGCATCACCGTCACTACGGTCAGGCAGTGCGGTTGGAGGTGTCATCGTCTTGCTCGGTGGAGCTGTCTGATCTGCTGCTCGAGCAATACGGTCTGCCTGCGCAGGCGCTGTTCCGCGTCAAGGGCCCTGTCAATCTGGTGCGCCAGATGCAGCTGATTGACCTGGTGGATGACCCTGCCTTGCTATTCCCCAAATGGAAGCCAGCATGGCCCACGCAGCTCACGCCCGGTCGCTCCATCATGGCGCAGATGCGCAAGAGCGACATCATCATTCACCAGCCCTTTGAGAGCTTTGATGGCGTGTTGGAATTGTTGCGCGAGGCCGTCAACGACCCGCAGGTGCTGGCCATCAAACAGACGATTTACCGTACCGGCACCGACTCTGAAATCATGAACCTGCTGGCCGAGGCCGTGAGCCGCGGTAAAGAAGTGCTGGCGGTGCTGGAGCTCAAGGCCCGCTTTGATGAAGAGGCCAATATCAACTGGGCCGAGAAGCTGGAGTCGCTGGGCGTGCAGGTGGTCTATGGGGTGGTCGGCCTCAAGACCCACGCCAAGATGCTGCTGATTACGCGCCGCGAAAAGCGCACCAACCAGCTCAAGTGCTACGCGCATCTGTCTACAGGCAACTACAACGCACGCAGCGCAAGGCTTTATACCGACATCAGCCAGCTGACCTGCAATGCGGAAATTACGGCCGATATGGATGCCGTGTTTCGCCATCTCTCCAGCCACAACACTCTGCCCAAGCTGCAAAAGCTGGTGATGGCGCCATTTCATCTGCAAAGCAGCATGCTGGAGCTGATTGGCAAGGTGGCTGCTGCTGCCGCCCGTGGTCAGCGCGCGCGCATGGTACTCAAGATGAATGCGCTGACCGATGAGCCGCTGATCCGCGCACTGGTTGCCGCAGGGCAAAAGGGTGCGCAGATTGATCTCATCGTGCGCGGCAGTTGCATGCTGCCGGCGCAGCGCCCGGGCGTAACGGACAACATCCGCGTGCGCTCCATCATTGGCCGCTTTCTGGAGCATTCACGGGTCTTCTACTTTGCTTGGGGGGATGAGGAAGAGCTGCTGCTGTCCAGCGCTGACTGGATGAACCGCAACATGCTCAGCCGAGTGGAGCTTGCCTGGCCGGTGCTGGACAAGAAACTGCGCCAGCGCGTGATTGACGAGTGTCTGGTGGCCTATTTGGGCGATGACCGTGATGCGTGGCTGCTTGATGCCTCGGGTGTTTATCTGAAGCCTCTGCATCCGCTGGATGGCAAGGGTGCCCAGCAGGCACTGATGGCTCGCTATGGCGGGGAGAAGCTTGCCAAGTAA
- the pstC gene encoding phosphate ABC transporter permease PstC — MMSGRLADRLFGVLARSAAILTLVLLVAIMGSLIVGAWPAIHQYGLGFLTSSVWDPVQDQYGGLVMIYGTLATSAIALLIAVPVSFGIALFLTELSPAWLKRPLGTAIELLAAVPSIVYGMWGLMVFGPVLATYVQQPLQSLLTGVPYLGAFVSGPPVGIGILSAGIILAIMIIPFIASVMRDVFEVTPALLKESAYGLGSTTWEVVWKVVLPYTKTGVLGGVMLGLGRALGETMAVTFVIGNMNQLNSLSVFEAANSITSALANEFAEAGEGLHQASLIYLGLVLFFITFVVLAMSKLLLNRLQKNEGARS; from the coding sequence ATGATGTCGGGTCGTCTGGCGGATCGCCTGTTTGGTGTCCTGGCGCGCAGCGCAGCGATTTTGACGCTGGTGCTGCTCGTGGCCATCATGGGCTCGTTGATTGTGGGCGCCTGGCCCGCCATTCATCAATATGGTCTGGGCTTTCTGACCAGCAGTGTCTGGGACCCCGTGCAGGACCAGTACGGCGGTCTGGTCATGATTTACGGCACGCTGGCCACTTCTGCCATCGCGCTTTTGATTGCAGTGCCTGTGAGTTTTGGCATTGCCCTGTTTCTGACGGAGCTGTCGCCCGCCTGGCTCAAGCGCCCGCTGGGTACGGCCATTGAGTTGCTGGCTGCGGTGCCTTCCATCGTTTACGGCATGTGGGGCCTGATGGTGTTCGGCCCCGTGCTCGCCACCTATGTGCAGCAGCCCCTGCAGTCGCTGCTGACCGGCGTGCCCTATCTGGGCGCTTTTGTCTCTGGCCCGCCCGTGGGTATCGGCATTCTGTCAGCAGGCATTATTCTGGCGATCATGATCATTCCGTTCATCGCCTCGGTGATGCGCGATGTGTTTGAAGTCACGCCCGCGCTGCTCAAGGAGTCTGCCTACGGTCTGGGCTCCACGACCTGGGAAGTGGTCTGGAAAGTGGTGTTGCCCTATACCAAGACCGGTGTTCTGGGCGGCGTCATGCTGGGTCTGGGCCGTGCTTTAGGCGAGACCATGGCCGTCACCTTTGTGATCGGCAACATGAACCAGCTCAACTCGCTTTCTGTGTTCGAGGCGGCCAACAGCATTACCTCGGCGCTGGCCAATGAATTTGCGGAAGCGGGCGAAGGCCTGCACCAGGCATCGCTGATCTATCTGGGTCTGGTGCTGTTCTTCATCACCTTTGTGGTGCTGGCCATGTCCAAGCTGCTGCTCAATCGCCTGCAGAAGAATGAAGGAGCCCGCTCATGA
- the phoU gene encoding phosphate signaling complex protein PhoU, with translation MTEKHLSTQFDAELNRVSARVMELGGLVESQIRNAVYALTSFNLDTVEQVISTEQQVNGMEVEIDHELSSIIARRQPTARDLRLLIAFSKATANLERMGDEACKMARMVKSIIESGAARSLPSGELRMAAQMASELLRKTLDAFARLDTKAAVAILKEDDLIDEEFDGFVRKLITYMMEDPRTISASLDLLFLAKAIERIGDHSKNVAELIIYLVEGKDVRHQTMAEIESAVL, from the coding sequence ATGACAGAAAAACATTTGTCCACCCAGTTCGATGCGGAACTCAACCGCGTCTCGGCCCGCGTCATGGAACTTGGCGGTCTGGTCGAGTCGCAGATCCGCAATGCCGTCTATGCGCTGACTAGCTTCAACCTCGATACGGTGGAGCAGGTCATCAGCACCGAACAGCAGGTCAACGGGATGGAAGTCGAGATTGACCATGAGCTGTCTTCCATCATCGCCCGCCGCCAGCCTACGGCGCGGGATTTGCGTTTGCTGATCGCTTTCTCCAAGGCCACGGCCAATCTGGAGCGCATGGGCGACGAGGCCTGCAAGATGGCCCGTATGGTCAAGTCCATCATTGAAAGCGGCGCAGCGCGTTCCCTGCCTAGCGGAGAGCTGCGTATGGCGGCCCAGATGGCGTCAGAGCTGTTGCGTAAGACACTGGATGCTTTTGCCCGCCTGGACACCAAGGCTGCGGTAGCGATCTTGAAAGAGGACGATCTGATCGATGAAGAGTTTGATGGCTTTGTGCGCAAGCTCATCACCTACATGATGGAAGATCCGCGCACCATCTCTGCCAGTCTCGATCTGCTCTTCCTGGCCAAGGCCATCGAGCGTATTGGCGATCATTCCAAAAACGTGGCCGAGCTGATCATCTATCTGGTCGAAGGCAAGGATGTGCGCCACCAGACCATGGCCGAAATCGAATCGGCAGTGCTGTAA